Proteins encoded within one genomic window of Hermetia illucens chromosome 2, iHerIll2.2.curated.20191125, whole genome shotgun sequence:
- the LOC119650112 gene encoding dentin sialophosphoprotein-like gives MKSLPFIILALALFLPTIWSASILDFDDKLALIRKRRSGEDDGGSADVVDNPDADDADDADDADDANDTNDTNDTNDTNDTNDTNDTNDTNDTNDTNDTNDTNDTNDTNDTNDTNDTNDTNDTNDANDTNDTNDTNDTNDTNDTNDTNDTSDTNDANDANDTNDTNDTNDTNDTNDTNDANDTNDANDTNDTNDANAGGGSTGGGSTDVGSNGGGSTDGGNTAGNNGAGNSGDGISNNTDGDSGSISGNGGNSGANSNNNAARLRRAQRLRRLRRLRRQQALRRRQRAARARRARRARKLRNKRRRNRQRRLRNRRRRNRRIRNRRNRNRRNRNRRNRNRGNRNQRG, from the exons ATGAAGTCCTTACCGTTTATTATTTTGGCTTTGGCCTTATTTTTACCAACTATTTGGTCGGCATCTATTCTCGATTTCGAT GATAAATTAGCGTTAATTCGGAAAAGGCGATCAGGGGAAGACGATGGCGGTAGTGCTGACGTCGTCGACAATCCTGACGCCGATGACGCCGATGACGCCGATGACGCCGATGACGCCAATGACACCAATGACACCAATGACACCAATGACACCAATGACACCAATGACACCAATGACACCAATGACACCAATGACACCAATGACACCAATGACACCAATGACACCAATGACACCAATGACACCAATGACACCAATGACACCAATGACACCAATGACACCAATGACACCAATGACGCCAATGACACCAATGACACCAATGACACCAATGACACCAATGACACCAATGACACCAATGACACCAATGACACCAGTGACACCAATGACGCCAATGACGCCAATGACACCAATGACACCAATGACACCAATGACACCAATGACACCAATGACACCAATGACGCCAATGACACCAATGACGCCAATGAcaccaatgataccaatgacgCCAACGCTGGCGGCGGCAGCACGGGGGGCGGCAGCACTGACGTTGGCAGCAACGGCGGCGGCAGCACTGACGGCGGAAATACTGCCGGGAACAACGGCGCCGGCAACAGTGGCGATGGCATCAGTAACAATACTGACGGCGATTCAGGCAGTATCTCTGGAAATGGCGGAAATTCTGGTGCAAATTCTAATAACAATGCCGCTCGTCTCCGTCGGGCTCAAAGACTTCGGCGACTTCGGCGACTTCGACGACAGCAAGCACTCCGGCGTCGCCAACGGGCAGCGCGTGCACGCAGGGCTCGTAGAGCCCGCAAACTCCGTAACAAAAGGCGGCGAAATCGCCAACGAAGGCTACGTAATCGACGTAGGCGCAACCGCCGTATTCGCAACCGTCGGAATCGCAATCGCAGAAATCGCAATCGACGCAATCGCAACCGCGGAAATAGAAATCAACGTGGTTAA